In Vicia villosa cultivar HV-30 ecotype Madison, WI linkage group LG7, Vvil1.0, whole genome shotgun sequence, the DNA window tattattgtattttttaagcaaatatattaaaaagaatagggttaatagtagtttacccttTGTAATATGAACGTGTTTCGGTTTATTCCCACCATTGCTAAAGGCAGGTTTTGACaacgtttttttttaaaaaaacagttGCCAAAATATAGGGAAGGGGAAAAACAAAATTCGCTAATATTACagtggtgaattactattaatccAAAAGAATATAAGGAATATTTCAATTCTTAGTATAAATAGGTCAAAACTCAACATTTAATGGAAATCAATTAGCtatattttgaaaaattcacaataaacacaaatataacacgtgTATTTACAAACAACTAATCATAATTttgttattaattaaaaataaaaataatatttttctcttcATTATTAAAATGAGTAAAATTTACACCTAcataattcatataaataaatacaaaataaccTATTATTATTTAAAACATGACACACCGAGCCAATTTCTTAAAAACCGAAAATATAAgaatcaaaattataattaagccataatattataataaatgaATCAGCATTACTTTTATTTGTTATTGTTTTGTTATTATATACTAATACTTCAAACATCGgctcaaaaagatttttttatttatttaatatttcttcAATTACACCTTCGAAAGAAAAATTTAATTGatgtcaaaataaaaacaaatttaatatttttttaaaatagtagCCATtagtctttttttattattttcttatcccaatttttattttcttaatcttTTTAAAGATTTATTTGATAGAATCTAAATATATACCAAAATCATAGATACGTTAATTAGTATGTTATagcaaaaaataattataaaacatGAGTATATATTGTAAAGTTGATATCATTGATTTTTATCATGATTTTTGATAAACAACtgcttgtttttttatttaatattgtttGTAGAATCAATTAGAGAATtataaaattgtaaataaatgttGTTTACATAGAAATCCTAACATAACCGTCCACAATAATCGACTAGGCAAAATCTACCACGTTTCCAACCCAATGCAGATTTTGTTATGCAAGCTTCCATGTGTCCTTGAGTAACTGTCTGTTCTTATCTACTCTAACTTGCCTCAACTATGCTTCAGGTGACAAGAAACTCCAAAATTTTGCTAAGTCCTTAAAACTGCATGACCCTAGATTCTCAAGTGAAAAGAATTTGACTAAGGTCAGGGGTATTCCATTCGGCCATTCGACGAAGTCAATTAAACTAAATAACCTCTGAAGTTATTAGAGTTTGACcaaactcatccttacaaaaccttCTTGTAAAGTGAGGGGTGTCACTATATATAAACAATTTTCAAGCTCTATGTCTAACCAATGCGGGGTTTTAGGATCTTACTAACACACTCCCTCATGCCTAACACTCTTTTGGACTTGGTGCATGGATATTATCGGTGGCCGGTTCATGATCCGATCATAGGCTCTAATACTATATTAGAATGTGTGGGTTAGGCCTAACTCGAccctacaaaaccgacttgtGAGATGCGGATTTcctccacttataaacacatgctCAGGCTATATATTGTCTGATGCAGGACTCTTAACACCCTTCTCACGCCCATGATGAACGTCTGGGGTATGGAACAAAATGGTAGGTGGTCCGATAGTAGGTGGCCCAATGGATCTTTAACGAGACTCTTATACCAtcttagagtttgacctaactcatccttatacAACCGACTTATAAGGTGAAgggtgtcactctatataaactatttttaaGCTCTATGTCTAACCAATGTTATACAACTGTCTTGTTGTGCCAAAATTTCAGACTATCATATATTGAATAAGTGCATTTTCGCTCAAAGACATTACATACGAGCACGACTTATGTCTTCATCTCAATTGTTGATTTGCATTCAACGTACATTCACGTCGAGCTAATTAAGAATGATACTAACCATATTCCCTCTATAAGCATACCTCTAAGTTATATATTACTTATTCACACTTGTTTTTAATCTTTTGCAAATATTGATTTAGGTTAACTTTGCATATTTATAATACAAAATTTAGTGATGCATCAATATATATTACTCTTCTAGAAGTCTTTTTATCGCAATTATCTTCAACTTACCATAATTTTTcgattctaatatatatatatatatatatatatatatatatatatatatatatatatatatatatatatatatatatatatatatatatatatatatataatttaaattaaataatttttatgataaaacaaTTACGAGgttgaaaatataatatttgtaACATTagcaatatatttaaattaaattaattaaaaaatattaatttttcataCATATCTTTGATTTCACTTTTACGagattcaaaattaattttagagatgtaaaattgattttgggtgattttgaaatatttgatattttaaaagtaAAAATTTATTCTCTCTATAATTGATTTTACTTGATATTAGAATTTATAATTTCTGTCTCTAAAATTGATTATGGACGATTTTTATATTGAAATTTGTTGTTCAATTCACTCAAATACAAATCAATTCAACTAAACTCAATTCTATCAAACTCAATTTTGTCCACCACCGATCCAAAAATATTCTCCTCTGTAATGCAAATGAATACATCAAATTATCAACCAAATTTTGTTTTCCTTCCTCAGATACGCACACAATGATGTGTCATGAAATAACAGGCAGAATAGTAAATATGAGTTTCCAAAAAACCTAAAATATGGTCAAACATTGACTTGGAAGAAACTATAACCGGCTGTATTACTACTAATTTACACATCACAAACAACACGCAAAATTAAACGGGTCCCACCTCCTCCATTATTAACATTCTCCCTTAAATACCTCTTTTTCTCTTCCATATTCCCATAACACAACCAAcggtaccaaaaaaaaaaacacaaccaaCGACTAATTCCAACGTTCGATTTTTCATTTGACTCatcaaaaacaaaaccaaaacacaaaaaaaagaagaaacaacaaaacacagagaaaaaaaaaaacatgtcttGCTCCGTCGCAGTTTCGAATTCGCCTGTGTTTTCTCCTTCATCGTCTATCTTCTGtaaacaatcatcaatcatcaccaacTCTGAATCGTTAACGTTGTCTCTCTCTCATCTCAAACCGAATAACTCATCATCATCAACCACGTCTTCTCCGTCTCCGGTATCTTCTCCGTCTTCTCCGTTTTATCTCCGACTACCGAAACTACCCTCGgttttttcatcttcatcttcaactaaCTCTACTGCGCAAAACGATGCTGTTTTGAAGAGAAAGCGACCAACGAGACTTGATATACCGGTTTCTTCTTTGGGATTTGGAGTTCCGGCGACACCGTCTAAGGTGGCGCGTGATGTTGTTGAGGAGGAAGGAGATGGGTATTCGGTTTATTGTAAGAGAGGGAGGAGGGAGTATATGGAAGATCGTTATACTGCTGGGGATAAGCTTCGTGGAGAAAACAATTTGGTAAGAAAATTTttactttttgaattttttttttttttactttttgttttgtttaaataTAATAGAATATTGAGTGGTTAGTGGTTGGTTTTGACTGTGATGTGTTTATCAGAATTGGGTTTGGTGAAAGTTTGAAACTTGGTTTCTTAATTTCATCTGGGTCTGATTAATTAAATTTGGAGATTTTGCAACAAAAATTAGGGTTGTAACATTGATTGAAGTTTGATGAATATGTTTGCTTCTTGTTGTTAATGATTTTTCGATTATTGCAGGCTTTTTTTGGGGTGTTTGATGGACATGGAGGTGCGAAAGCGGCTGAATTTGCGGCGAATAACTTGGAGAAGAACATCTTGGATGAGGTTATCATGGGTGAAGAACAAGATGTTGAGGAGGCAGTGAAGCGCGGTTACCTCAATACTGATTCTGAGTTCATGAAACAAGATCTCAATGGTGGTTCTTGTTGTGTAACAGCATTGATTAGGAAGGGTAACTTAGTTGTATCTAACGCTGGTGATTGCCGTGCTGTTATTAGTAGAGGAGGGGTTGCAGAGGCCTTAACGTCTGATCACCGGCCTTCAAGGGAAGACGAACGGGAAAGAATTGAGACCTCGGTTAGTTTCTGATCATTGTAGTGTTTTTTTATACATGATGTTTATCAAACCAATGTTTGAGTTTGGTTCTATTGGTTCTTATGCATTCAAATTTGTCTTGCAGGGTGGTTATGTTGATTTATGTCGCGGTGTTTGGCGGATTCAAGGATCTCTGGCTGTATCTAGAGCTATCGGAGATCGACACCTGAAACAATGGGTGACTGCTGAGCCTGAGACTAAAGTTATCAGCATAGAACCTGAACATGACTTGTTAATATTAGCATCAGACGGCTTATGGGACAAGGTAAAAATTTTGAATCTGCCCGAGATTTAACTCTCTAATCAATTGAGCTACTATTGAATGCGTTGAATGATTAACTGATCAAGTTTATTTTTCTCATTCTGATTTCAGGTCAGTAATCAAGAAGCAGTAGACATTGCCCGTCAATTTTGCGTaggaaacaacaaacaacaatcaTTGATGGCATGTAAAAAGCTTGCAGAATTGTCTGCTTCGCGAGGCTCTTTGGACGATACAAGTGTTATGCTAATCAAATTGAAACATTATACTTAGAAGGTTCATTAGTAGAAGAGGAGAAGAAGGTGCATGATGATAGAGATTAGCTTATTCTTTTATGTAGATAATAATTATCATTAGTTATTGATTATTTATATCTAACGACATTTATCGGTGATTTTTTTGTACCCGTAGATGAGGGTGGTAGAGGAGATTAACATTGCAGTTTAGTAATTTTTACTAGGATGTTTATGTTATAATCATGTAATAACTTTCTAGAATAATTTTTGGTAATAATAATTCATTCATTCTTTTAAACTGGttttataaattttgtgatagtttttagttattttttggTGTATGATTGATTTTATAGATTGATTCAATGGCTCACTTTTTGAAATGGTCAAGCCAAGTTAGTTAGTCTTCTGTCCTATGAATGTAACAGGTAATCAGGACAAGAGAATTCCACCCAAGAGAATGTAACAGGTTATCTACTTTTATCTACCTTTTGACCACTCTAGTCAGGACAAGAGAATTCCACCCAATTAATCTTGCTTGACATCAATACGGTTTGCAGGTATAACTgttagttgattttgatgttaaAAACTAATGACAACTGTCAAACATTTTTTAAAGAGCAATTAACATACAAGCTCTTTTCAAGACTTCTTTTTAACAATCGTCAAAGAGGCAGTTGATATCAACTATTCAATAATTTCTGATGATGAGTTGATCATGACGAAGATATCTTAAGTCTCATCAGTCAGATGATTCAAAGTTTCAGTTAAAGTGTTAATTCAGTAGTTGAATCAAACAAATGATCTTGAAATTTGAAAGTGAGAAAGTGTAAAAGTTTGTCTATCTCTATGTTTAGTGTATTAGAGTGATCAAATTAAATTGTACAAAGATAAGAGTAAATCTTGAAATACTACGGTAATCAAACAgtcaaaaaatcttttcaaaccctaTCTGATTTCATTAAAACTTAGTCCAACCGATGAAGGACTTGTTCCAATCAATTAAAGCGAGTCTTAATTAATTAGAAAAGCTAACTCAGTGACTAATCGATTAATTGAGTCTTCTTAATCAAGTAGAAAAGCTAACTCATTGCCTAATCGACCAAGGACTTTGTCCAGTTGATTAAAGCAAGGAGAACTCCTTTTAATCGATTAAAAAATCCATTAATTGATTAATTCAtatatttgttttaaggtttCTTTTTTTGGATCAAtgttgttgacttttgaaatgttttaatcgattaaattatttattttggcCTATGAATCAATTGTTTGGCCAATATATTTTCAATATAAAGGAGATATCTACTCATTTCATTTTACACCAGATTTTTGAATATaaacctttttattattttctattatctTTGTTTTTGAAATTGCATTTCCTTTTGAGAGTTGTGTTGTAAGTGATGTTGtacttaatatattttattcaagAGTATAATTTCTTGTGTAAGATCAATAGTAAAAGATTTTAAAGGTTTTAAGCTAAATTTGAAAAAGCTTGGTTGTATTGAGTTGAATTTGTGCAAAAGTCCCGGTTGTAGATTCTTGAGTTAAGTGTGTGTAAAAGTTCTGTTTAACAATTTTTGAGTTAAACTCGTATAAAAGCTCTACTTGTAAGTTCTTGATATAAACCGGTGTATAAAAATTCTAATGGTAGGTTGTTGATctaagtatgtgtaaaaacattGTTTGttattgaaaattgtttgaattaATCCCACAAAAATTCaagtttaatttcatttttagtgGAATTGTTAAGAGGTATAAGTATAACAAATAGCTAAACTGAATAACTAATAGCCATTTAACAACTAACAATTAACCACTTAATTATAACAAGTAATAACTATTTATCAATTATCATGTAatcaattgataaaaaaaatcagtTAGTATGCTACTCAAGACAAAGATTCGTATTAAGATTATATTATTCAATACTAAATAAAAGCctaaaatcaaaatatatttttctcaaaCCAAACATGCTCTTAAGACTTGAAAGATGAAAATACCCCGTGActtcatttttttatttgatataaAATTAACCCTTCTTACTCGTGAAAATTACATTAATTCTCACAAATTTATAACTTTATCATGCAAAATGGTTTGCCAATTTCTTATtaagaagtccattttttcctctctcAATTCGTTGACTTTGACTAAGGAAAGCTGAAGGGTGTGAATCTATATTGATTGAAATTGAGTTTTTGTCTATAACTTTAGGGTGAGAGATATCTACATAAGGTTCATGAGCCTTATAAGAatacataaaattatttatattataaaacatGTTGTGAAAACTAATGTGAACGTTGCATTAATTTATAAATAGCACCGTTGGTGGAAGTTGACCAAGTTTCATGGCCATTATTTAAGAGCACTGACAAAGTTTCCTTGCCGACCAGGAAATACAGAACCATATCCTGATATCCGCCACACATATTAGTCATTTTGCATAGAGCTTAGGAATGAGCCattagaaaattttaaatttaatttagctCCAAATATGAATTATGAAACAATAATTACGAATGTTTCTATAGTTTTACAAGAGAAAATGTGGCCTGTTGTTTAGTCCAATAAGCCAATTAGCCCTATCCAGTAACAGTTGTAGTTGAAATGGCTCTGGGTCCTGATTGTATCCTACCTACAGAGACGAAATCTTTCTGTCACCCCCATGAATTGTATTTGACATCCCCACAAAGAGGTTGTGATTACGcatttattcttttcaataaattatcggattttaaaaaagttttggaaattttttatGCAATTATCGGATATTTTGTAAATTTTTGGTTTGGATGTAAAAATACCGGACATTTTGCAAAAAGAAGCAAAAATACCGACATTTGtaaattttaacttaaaaaaaaaggcgttatggattttttatttaagatttatcgGATGTTATAAAATATCCAGAAATAAATTACAAAGATATTTCAAAAATCCTGATAAACAGagcagaatttttttaaaataaatattttttaagactTTTTTAACAAAGTATAGGATAACTATAAAACATATACTAGTACATATAATACAAAAGTGTTATAATATCATTACAaaacatatacatatataaaataaattatgtcgACTTCCCAACTACTTTTGTCCAGTGCCTAATACGTTCGAGATCTGATTCTCATGCTTTTGCAACTTCACTACAACTCTATCTCCATCGGTCTATGACGGGAGGCAAAGGATAATTGAATTTCAACTTCACATGAACCCAATTATTGTTGTTAACAATAGCAACAACAATAATTTTGTGTCTATTTGACACTATGCATGGAGCTATCACTATAATAGGAAGAATGTGATGTTAAGGTTCATGCACAACGAGACTAATATAACATTGTATCTAGAAGCAATAGGGTAACCCATATGAGGattcactactacaaaatatacAATTTGTAACACTATTACTACGAGTGTCTAAATAACTGATATTCTCgccttaattttttaatattttattaaaatatattttatcacagTCATTCAACacaaccgttgtgatatattAAAGGTTAGTTGCTTCAATTCCCAACACCaacaattttttcttcttttcgttACAAAAAGGAGTTGTCATTATactcttataaatatattaaaataaaaaatgccaGAAACTTTTGTGAATATTACTTACACATTATCACGGTAACAGCCGTAATGATAAGTTTTACTTATATATAAGCAGAGTTATCAAACTTTCCCTCAAAATAGTGTTCACTCTCTTAACAAAACCCTAACAACGCTATCTTCCACATTCAGCGAACTCGTCCTCATTAGCATCTTCAAACTTAAAGGAAATCAAGTTCATCCATTTTctctttcatcttcttcttcataagttttcttccttttttctcaaaacaaaactcataCTATGGGTGTGGTTCATAAATGATTTGTGCTGCTATGGAGAAACAATATAAGAAGTATGAAGCTATTTTGGAGGCTTCATCCATCCTATATTTTTTCTTCATAGCAATACAAAGTAGGAAGtgagaagttttttttttgttgcgagTTAAACCACTAAAAGATTTTGTTTGGTTTGGGGATTGTCTTAGGAAGTCTCCGTTTGGTGTGTGAGTTTCTCTTGCTGCAAAAGCTCTATTCTGGTTCGTGAAGATTAGTCAATAAAATCTACACAAAGGTTCTTGATCTCAACACAGTATAAAATCTATGTTGATTCAAGATTATCCGGGGTAAATCTCATCTTGATTCCTAAGCTCAGTCTTGTGTAAAAGCTCTGTCAGTTTCAGATCAGCTCGTGTAAAGTCTTATCTTTGTTTGAGACCACCCTGTGTAAAATTTCAACTTGGTTCAAGATCAACACGTGTAAAATCTCATTTTGGTTAAAAGGTTAGCAGGTGTAAAACTCCAATTCGGTTTGAAAGATAGCCAGTGTAAACCTCCATCTCAGTTTATAGGATAGCCAATTAAAATTTTACTCACTGTTTGGTTGAAATTTAGCCCATAAACTTCATATCCTTGTAAAGGGAAGTCCGTGGGCACATCCTAATAAAATCTCTCACGATAGTGGaaactctaaaaaaaaaattattagggaGAAGATTAGGTCAACTTCTCTTAGACTGAACCTCTATATTCACATATGTCTTTGTTTTTCCCTtatctcttcttctcttttactttttcaataatttttttcctcttattttcCATCAGCTTCTTTCTTCTGCTactcatttctttttttttttttacaaatgattttaaactttgattttcataaagattttgattttaatcaacaattttcAAACCACCACAACTCACCCCCTCTTTTGTTTGGAGTCACatgtctaacaagtggcatcaaatCCTAAATTCTGTTTAAGAACCAACTATCTCAAGAGGATGATGACTTGAAACAATTCTTTTAACATGTGAAATTTACTAAATACTTCTTCACCATTTAATGGTGATATATTTGATATATAGAAAGCTAGATTTAAAATTTTTCATTGAAAGTATTAATCTGGAATTATGGGAAACGATAATCAATGATCCATTTTCCCCCACTCACTACGTCAATGGTGAAACATTAGATAAACCTTATTTTATTTGGATCAAAGAAAACAAGAGAAAGTTAAAACTTAATTTCAAAGCCAACTTTTTATTATATCTTTGAATGAAAATCAAGTTTTTTATGTCCTTAATTGTAACTCCGCTAGGAAAGTGTGAGACACTCTTAAGATAATATGGGAAGCTCCCCAAGTATCAAACAAGACATAATGAAAACACGAGTCCATTAAGTTGAAATACCAAATAAATATGAATGTTATCTTCATAGATGGTGTTCAATTATTGGAAATATTAGAGGAGATGTTAGAACTTTTATGACTAACAAATATATAAAGTTGAGAATTAGAATCAGAAACTTGTTCGAGTCCTTGAATCGAAAGATGGAAATGTTTATGACTTTTAGGAAAACTATATAAGAAGGAAGAAATCATCGGGAAATTTAACGACTTGATTCAACTATTGAAAGATGATGGAATGGGCTAAAAAAACCTTAAAATAATAGTTATCAACTTCATAAATATAttcttttgaagaagaagaaaaaaattaaaatcttagTAGTTTCATTTTAAATAACAATCTCTGTAGATGAAGGTCCTCAGCAGATTCATTGTCTAATAACGAAGAAACTTCATCAAGGAGAATATTTGCTTCaatcaatgaagaagatgaagaaacttcATCCATTCGAATCTTTGGAAAAATAAATGAAGCATAAGTCCCAACAAGCAAGATCTTTACAAACTCATCATCAAGAAGAACTCTTGAAGAATCTACTTTTGAAAGAATCTTTAAAGATCCTTCATACCTAGTATCCTATGAAGAAGATGACCATGTTTGCTTGAAAGAATCTAATGAAGAAGATGGTATGAGGTAACACCTTTTTCGTAGAAGcatttatttaaattgaattctAATTTAATCGAGGAACATGGTAAGATGGAAAAGAGAAATGTATAGCTTAAAGATTATATTGACTTTCTAGAGAATATCAATGAAATGTTAAGGTATGAAATCACTAATATTAGAAATAAAGGTAATAATTGTGAAAGATGTGTTTCAATGAAAAAGGAAGTGAAATATTTACGTGAAATCTTAAGTAAATTTACAAAGGGGAAAAAACCTAGATTTTATTCTATCAAATCAAAGGTTTTCCTTAAACAAAAGTGGTTTGTCGTTCCTCCGAAAGGGGGACTTTTGTCAAGTTGACTTAAGGTTTAAGGTGGTACACTTCTTTAGAGTTGAAAAAATCAAAAAACTCTGATAGACCATCTAAATAAGTGGTTTATTAATTGGTTAGaaagataaaattaattttactaaTGTTTCAGTTGGGTTTTGATCATGTTTGGAGAAAGGGGCGCAATCTGAATG includes these proteins:
- the LOC131620754 gene encoding probable protein phosphatase 2C 25 is translated as MSCSVAVSNSPVFSPSSSIFCKQSSIITNSESLTLSLSHLKPNNSSSSTTSSPSPVSSPSSPFYLRLPKLPSVFSSSSSTNSTAQNDAVLKRKRPTRLDIPVSSLGFGVPATPSKVARDVVEEEGDGYSVYCKRGRREYMEDRYTAGDKLRGENNLAFFGVFDGHGGAKAAEFAANNLEKNILDEVIMGEEQDVEEAVKRGYLNTDSEFMKQDLNGGSCCVTALIRKGNLVVSNAGDCRAVISRGGVAEALTSDHRPSREDERERIETSGGYVDLCRGVWRIQGSLAVSRAIGDRHLKQWVTAEPETKVISIEPEHDLLILASDGLWDKVSNQEAVDIARQFCVGNNKQQSLMACKKLAELSASRGSLDDTSVMLIKLKHYT